In Gadus morhua chromosome 2, gadMor3.0, whole genome shotgun sequence, a single window of DNA contains:
- the LOC115538438 gene encoding LOW QUALITY PROTEIN: uncharacterized protein LOC115538438 (The sequence of the model RefSeq protein was modified relative to this genomic sequence to represent the inferred CDS: deleted 1 base in 1 codon) produces MLKAVARQGHALNMQVIRLRDLSWMAAHEILPVRAVMHSRGMAASPTCPRPGCGAPESVRHLFWECSAAGDQWATAGSLQFPYLPAGEALTAQMVLYGVSQKSQLPPDFPKQWLTLAAIKDAIWASRNLLVRKHMQIPPVAVIRMAAATVQVAGAAGGRPRTQPQRRIVSVPIRMRESEPHAKGRGSGGLALRERQVGRSREGRRSSEPQVLRDQCC; encoded by the exons ACTCCGGGACCTGTCATGGATGGCAGCTCACGAGATCCTCCCAGTCAGAGCCGTCATGCACTCCCGGGGGATGGCTGCATCCCCAACCTGCCCACGGCCAGGTTGTGGCGCGCCTGAGTCGGTGAGGCACCTGTTCTGGGAGTGCAGCGCTGCTGGAGACCAGTGGGCAACGGCCGGCTCCCTGCAATTCCCGTACTTACCAGCAGGGGAGGCCCTGACAGCCCAAATGGTGCTGTATGGGGTGAGCCAAAAGAGTCAGCTACCACCAGACTTTCCAAAGCAATGGCTCACCCTAGCCGCCATAAAAGACGCCATATGGGCCTCCAGAAACCTGCTGGTAAGAAAGCACATGCAGATCCCCCCCGTGGCTGTGATCCGAATGGCCGCAGCAACGGTCCAAGTGGCCGGTGCTGCAGGCGGCAGGCCTAGGACACAGCCACAAAGAAGAATCGTCTCTGTGCCCATTCGGATGAGGGAGTCGGAGCCACACGCG AAAGGTCGAGGCAGCGGCGGCCTGGCTCTCCGGGAGAGGCAGGtgggaaggagcagagaggggaggagatccTCTGAGCCACAGGTTCTGAGAGACCAATGCTGTTGA